The DNA sequence AAGAACTTAAAGGCCAGATTGAGTTGAAGACATCCATGCAAAACGGGtcagaaaaataaatttctcagTTGCCAGAGAAATTGAAGGAAAAGAGGAAACATGCACTACTCTCCAACATAaagttgttttttttgttttagactGTTGTCTGAGTTCATTCTTAATTACCTTCGACACAGTTTGTCTTAGTTCTGTGAGCAAAATCTGTAAAACTGATTTTCCCACCATATTAATTCTTGCACCATCTTAGAATGAACACACATCATATGATTAAGAAAAGTGTATCCTTCTTTATTGTATATCTAAGTATAGattttattcatatattttgAGAAAACCCAGAATCATTTAGAAAGTTTATTAGGCTATATTACAGAAGCAAGATAGGATCTTTGATATGAAATTGTTGAATTTATAAATTCTCAATACTTCTGCATATATTGTGGGTATTAACACCCTAACGAATCTCTTGTAGAGCTCAGATATGTTTAGTTTCTTAGATATCACTATTTCAGAACTAGGAAGATTTCTCGACCGAGTTGTTAAGTTTGAGAATTCCTTAAGATCCTGGTTATCTCGGTGTGTCCTAGGAAGAATAAATTACACATTTTATCaatgatataaaataaattaacataatTGCATCTTGTTTGTGATATGTGGAGCATTAGACGTTTAAGAATTTAACCAAAAAAGTACTCAAAGAGATATGGTTCTTGTACAATAAAGACTCACTGTCTTTAAAATTGCTCACCAATAAATTGGTAGAATGGAACTAGAATTAGTACTTGtggctaaaaataaaataaaaaacttatagGGTAAGTTTTTCAACTTAATGAATACATAATACATTTATAATTTACATGAGACcacataaataatatcaacaaaagtatattttatttacaaaaatactAAATCATAGAAAAAAGTGAATCAACGAGGAAGTATTCAATtgagaaatcaaatcaaataaaaaaaaaataaacactaGGGCAACTTCACTTCTAAAGAAAGTCTTTTCTTCTCATATCTCTATACGGATAGCAAATCCAACATGTGACATACATGTTAGGCTAGCAATATTTCTGTGAGCTAAGGTTTGTATTAGATACATCTAAGCTAACGTTATTATCGtcattaaatatgaatttttagaacaaatctctcaaatcaattcaaaacatattaattataaataaagcaAACTATTAATCTATTAAATACagataataaaaacaaatcaaataatatttctcaaTAACTTCAACTTAAATTATAAGAAATCTTAACAAATTTCATAAGTTCAATATATGCAAATGAAtaccaaaaatatttaattttgatattccaAAATGTGTATATACTTggacaaaatcaaatattttgcagattgtcactacaagaaaatagagttattttaacattttattttttaacaccataattaaatgtcaaaattaatatatatttttgacaaatatcataaatgtcaaattttctatgttttcttgataaataatttgaccgtagaaaattactcatcaattttgacactcatttgttttcaatttactccactatttttcttcttctttggctctgttaattttgacatcaaactgctctcagtttaggattatactactcattctttatcttcaaaatctcaagttattttttagtttcaagatctcatctcattctttgttaaaattttttgttgagaatattttatagtcaataagtgtcaaaataaatagtatttttgacaattaataagtatcacagaaaatatgttctcaaaattttctaacaaattatttttgacagtcaatatttatcaaaataagatttaaatttttttcacaatcacttatatgttaaaaatactatttttgacaaaatttttattaacatattttcatagttaaaatagtgtcaaaatttatttttttgacaaattttaattttcttttacaaaTTATAACCctcaaaaataatctatattgttgtagtgtgtagttatacaaattaaatttcatagaataaatatatatagtctaatgtgtattttcaaaaaaatataattttcataaaaataactattcaattaaaataagtcatataatattatacatcaaattaaaaattttcaaatactaaGTTCAAAGATATGATTAGAagtaggtttaattattttgtcggtctttataattttactaaatttttaattaagtttctatttttttataattggatCTCTATATCATAGCAGATTTTGTAGTTAGGTCCCTGCTGTGACAAAAACATttgaattaatagaatatttcattaaacaaaatgaatatgtctaatataatatatttgactgaatattttattaatttcaatgTTTTTGTCACTATAGAGACATAATTATAAAATCTGATATGGTATAAGGATCtaattgaaagaaaagaaaagtataaaaatctaattaaaaatttgataacaaattatagaaaccaataaagtaattaaaccttagaAGTACTTATTCTATAAAGTCTACTTAAAATTTGGTGCCAATAAAACTATGGTTAAAACATAAAAGattgtcattttttttaaattttgtaacttTTTAAAGTGTTAATAAATATTGTATAGTTACTAGAACGAATTGTCATCTATTCGAATAGTATAATGTCTATATTATTTATAAGTATATGAGACAACGTTCaactcattttttaaaattatgtgttTTCAATCTGTACagtttaggatttatgattttagtatttattatgtAAGGTTTTGTAATGATTGAATTATGTGTGTTGTGTAGGATTGAGGGTTTAAACCTTAGGGTTAAGGCTTTAAGCGTTAAGGTTTTAAATTTGTAATGAGTAAATTATGTGTATTGTTCTGTAATCAggtgtaaaatataatatataattttgtaatttgtaattgaaattaaatttattgagctagttaattaaaattaaatggaCTTGTGCTTCACCATCTGATGATTTTGATATTTTGTTCTTTAAAAGAAAGTTGAACAGCATATCTCGAATGTTCAATACCcattttctctatatttttttaaatatgactGGGTATACAGGATTCtgtgatttaaaaaatttaggacaGTATATCCGAAATGTGTACTGTcaatttaaaatgataatttattttacattacaaatttcaataaataatatatttaattaatttaaataaaaaagtcctTGGTTTTAATCCAGATTGTTGTGGGTGGAAAAAAATTTGGGAGACGATGGAATaaattcaatcaattaattattgaacataattttttttaatgcaaaagaTAGAAGTTGTTACGTTCACATTAACGCGTGTttcgggtttatggtttatgatttagagtttaggttttagggtttctgatttagggtgtatggtttatgATTTAAGGTTTAAATTTTAGGTtgtagggtttatgatttagaatttaggTTTTAGGGTGCTAAATAGGCCTATGAAGGATTTGGGGTTGACACAAATTGTATTGGTTCTTTTGATATGTATTCGTTTTGATTTACAACAAGTTTGTATGATATGATACTCTCTGCCAGAAATAATAACGCAACAGTTTCAAATCTATCACCTTCACTATATTGTAAGTGATAATTATGTAATTATGTTTTATCCTTTATTACAAATTAATTAAATCTTAAAACACAATTTCCtaattaagaaattatttttattataaaaaaatcatataatttaagcatatatatgaaagtgtaaaataaaataaagaaagttaataaaaaaacaaTGAACAAATTGAAAAAAATGTGTTCGAAAAATGATAAACCCTAACTGCTATCTTAAACCTTAAATTCTCAACAACAAACTATAAACCTTAACCCCCAATTCAAAATTCCTAAACCCTAACTCAAATTTTATACCAGAAATCCTAAACTACAAGTCTAAATAATTATCACTAAATAAATAACCCTTAACCATGAATGCTAACTCgtaaatcctaaatcataaatcacactttttaatCTATCAATAATAAAGACTAATTTAttaaccttaaaccctaaataaTATCATACACAGTAAAGTATTAATAAATATATGTTGTATcacttttctatttaaaaatactaaaatttaaacATTCATTTTCTATTGGTGAGGAACCTTCCAATCCTAACTCTGCTGTCTTCTCATCCTCCTTTGGGTCTGCATGCATCTTCACTTCATGGTTTGCGGTACAGTGTCGCTTCGTGTGTCTGGCTTTCTGACACATACTACACCGCCTGTTTCTTGATCCGGGGTGCCCCTTTGGTCTTAACTACTACGGAATCCTTCTCCTTGGGAGTATCTCTTCCCTTTGCCGACGGACCCTTCCGATCGCATCCAGCCTCAATTTGTTTACATAAAGCTCGTATGCCACTCATCGCTATATTGAACACACCCGGACTCCATGCAGCTACGAACAAAAACCACTGCGATGTAGAATGCAATACGCCCTGACGTAATAGAAATTCCCTCTCACTTCACTCATCAGCTCTTCCTTCACCATAGTTATCCaatcatagttgtcagaaccgaaccggtgatcgaaccggtcaggcTACTGGGTTactgggtcactggttcaaccggtgggtcactggttgaaccggttaacCCGGTCCCACATaagtaaaatgtataaaatagctaaaaacttaaaaataaaaagttaaaaaacatatctccaataatattttaataaacattaaatctcaaatcctaaaaataagtagtaatacgagaataaacataaaatttagtACTATTAGTCTATTACATGAACAACTCAATTTAACATAATGAAAATAACAATTCATGGATTATATCCAAGGAGTAACTTCAAAGTCTGGAAATCTTTCTTCATGTGACAAATCTGGAGCTACATCCTGATTGGTTTCATTCTGATTTGCATTTTCCACAGAAGTATTATTAGCTTCACCATCATCTCGATCATCTTCCAGATTCAATTCATCTAGCATTTCAATAATGTTTCAcaaatcataatcaataataaggcaaAACATTTGGTTAAAGCATTACAAAATCATCCCTAACAACAACATACCCAAATCATCTAAACCTGATTGAAGAGACATATTTGCAAGATCATTCCGTAAAGCATCAACTTCTTCAGGAGTTAAAAATGGTGGTGAATCTTCCATTATCCATTCCGAATGATCCTCAAATGCATCAAGACAAATTGGATCATAACTTTGCTTTCTCATTCGGTTCCTATATTATCAATTAACTTGATTATTCTTATTatgactaaaaattttaaataatgccttaaagaaagaataataaaaagtacCTTTGTTGTAGCCTTAAGTTGTAGTGAACATAAACAAGATCATTAAGCTTTTGATGCTCTAACCGATTCCTTTTCTTTGAGTGAATGTGTTCGAAAATGCTCCAGTTACGCTCACAACCTGAAGAACTGCAAGTTTGACTCAAAACACGAATTGCTAACTTTTGCAGGTTTGGTGCTCCACATCCATAAGATTCCCACCATTGAtcttaacataaaaagaaaacaatcacaatcataaaaatcaaatcttaaacatatcacaatcataaaaaactaattttaatacaaaatttaCCAGGCATCACAGTGCTTCGCTCACGTATTGCAGACTGTCTCCCAAAGTCTCCTTCAGCATTCTTAAAGATTCTCTTCTCACTTGTCAATTTAGTAATCAAATCAGCATCACCGTAAGCATACCTCTCAATCACATCTAGTAGGCCAGAAATTGTGTCTTTGTGCTTGTCAAATTCTGCAGAATTAAATCGAAAAGCTGGATTTAACCAATAACCAGCAGCATGAAGGTTTCTTTTAAGTTGTAAATCCCAACGTGAATCTAAAATCTTCAAATAAGGTTCAACAACCCTCTTTCTTTTTTGAAACCTCTTCACCATGTCTTCCCTAGCCTTATACATAGCTTGATAAAGGAAACCCATTGCAGCTCTATCTTCACTATCCACAATACGCAATACATGAACAAGTGGCTCCGTAAGCTTAACAATATCAGTGCATTGATTCCAAAATTTAGAATCTAAGACTTGATCCACAAACTTTTTTGCTTTGGCTTCTTTAGAGTAAGCTGAACTTCTCCATTCTCTAGATGTCACCATAGCTCTCAATGCATCCTTTTGAGCCAAAATACTTTGCAAAGCAATGAAATTAGTGGCGAATCGAGTTGGAGCTGGACGAAGTATTTCTCGGCCGCCTGTGAACTGCCTCATCAAGTACAAAGGATGGCAGTGATTATAAATATATTTCGTAATCATTGAAGCTTGTGACACAGTTTCAGTCACTTCCACAAACTTCCCAATATCCTGCAACATCAGATTAATACAATGTGCCGCACAAGGAGACCAATACAATCTAGGAAACTCCGATTCCAACAACCTTCCAGCAGCAACGTAATTTGCAGCATTATCCGTCACTACATGTACAACATTCTCAGGACCAACAAATAACACAACATCCCTAAGCAACTTAAACAAAGCCTCAGCAGTTTTTGAGATATGAGAAGCATCAACTGACTTTAGGAAAACAGTTCCTTTAGGGcaataaactaagaaattaattaaagtaCGTCTACAACGATCAGTCCATCCATCAGCCATGATAGTACATCCAGTTTGTTTCCAAATCACACGATAACCTTCAATCATCTTCTTTACATCTTCAACCAATTTACTCAACAAATATCCACGAACTCTTTGGTAATTTGGCCCTTTATACCCTGCACCCATGTTTGCAATAGCATCAATCATCGGCTGATAATAAGCTGAATTAACCGCATTGAATGGCACAGAGGCATCCATCATCCATCTTGCAATAGCAATATCACACTTCTCCACAATTTCTTTGCTTTGGAGAACACTTTTAATACTTGGTTGAGCTCCAGGTGTTGCTGCCGGTGGAAAAAAGGATTGTAATCCCTTGACTTGTTTTCCAACTACCTTTCTAGAGCTAGGTGCTGGAATTCTTGATGCTTGTTGTTGTCGCATCTCATTACGTTCAATCTCATCAAATTCCCTTTCAACGTCATCACAAGCACCATAACTTTCTGCATAttcttcttgagttttccttttcttggttCGAAGATCTTCAATGTTTTGATTGAATTGGTGTCTCACCACAGCTGGCACCTTTCGACATGCCTCAATATCTCCACCTTTTCCAGCCAAATGATGCTTAACCCGGTTAATTCCTCCACCTCTAATAAGCTTCTCGCAATAAATACATACCAAAGCAGTTTTTCCTTTATCCAAAACTTGTTTACAATGGCCCCATGCAAGATCAGTTTTTCCTCTGTTACTATTTTTTTGGGTTCCAATTGAAGGATCAGGAGTGGATCCTTGTTCCTGAGAAGTTGGTGTTTCTGATGGTGTATTTGATGAAGCCATCCTAAATTCCTAATCAACCAGGATCCAAGACTAAATGACTAATCTCTAAGAATAATACACAACAATCCACTAAGGCACTAACTACTAAGAATAATATACAACAGCAACCAACAATAGATAATCAACAAACTGgacagaaataaaaaaataaatcaaagaaaCTAGAGATCAAACAGAAAAACATGTGGTCTTGTTCATGTTCTCAAAGTATCAAACATACATGGATAAAAAACTTAAACAGAAATCAACAATCTAAATTAAACAGAAATCAACAACCTAAAATTATTTGAACAACCAACAATCTAAATTCTAACACAAATCAAACAGAACCAAGTAACCAACATACATAATCAATCTACAATAATCAATtaacttcaaaaaataaaaaaattaaaaatacttagTTACTTACCTAGCTGGACGGCTGAACCCTGGAGCTGGAGGAATGGAGCGAGGAGTAGAGACCAGAGCAGAGAAGAGGGAGACCGGAGCGACGAGCAGAGAAGAGGGTGACCGGAGCGACGAGCAGAGAAGAGCGAGGAGCAGAGACCAGACCAGAGAAGAGGGAGACCGGAGCGACGAGCAGAGAAGAGGGTGACCGGAGCGACGAGCAGAGAAGAGCGACGAGCAGAGACCAGACCAGAGAAGAGGGAGACCGGAGCGACGAGCAGAGAAGAGGGTGACCGGAGCGACGAGCAGAGAAGAGCGACGAGCAGTAGGCGACGATGGACCGTGGACGTGCTTCTGCCTTCTTGGCGGTGGTGAGTGGCGCACTGCTCTGGATGCGGTGGTGAGGTGGTTGAGTTGACGTGCTTCTGCCTTCTTGGCGCTGGTTGAAGCTGAACGGGGCGACGAGGTGGCTGAGTGAGTGGCGCACTTCTCTATCTCTCAGCTCTCATGGTGATGGTGGTCTCTCAAAATTTGGGAATGGGAAGGAAAATTGTGAAACAGGGATGGAGGCTAGGGTTACAGCACTCAGCagcaagctttttttttttttttaataaagaaacgacgtcgtttccagcctataaaaaaaaattaattttcgaaccGGTCCGGGTTAAACGAAACCCGCCGGTTCACCGGTTCTGATCAAACCCGACCGGTTCAATACGGGTCTTTCCGGTTCGATTCCTTGTCCGGTTAGATGACTCACCCGGACCGGTTATAGCACCGGTTCACCGGTTTTTCGGTCCGACCGGCCGGGTCGGTCCGGTTCTGACAACACTGTATCCAATGACTTAGCATCCTTACGCCACCTCTTCAACAATAACCTTGATGGAATTTCCATCGCATgcttgataaactactattttatggttcatcttgtgctcaattgagtggtttttatctactctttacccacttattcatactatttgcatggttttacatttaccttcctaattatgtgctttgattgaaaacatgcttctttggacttatatttgcttattactaatcctctcttattaccattagatgccttgatatgtgtgttaagtgatttcagagattacaaggcaggaatggcttggaggatggaaaggaagcatgcgaaagtggaaggaatacaaaaagttggagaaattgctaagctgtccagcctgacctctttacactcaaacgactataactttagctatagaggtccaaacgacgcggttccagttgcgttggaaagctaacgtccgaggcttctatttgatatataatatgatatagtttccctgacgctaggtgacgcgaccgcgtgatccatgcggccgcgtcgcaagtgacggaaatcagcgcaaatgaattcgcaaccagcgaattctggactgtttttgacccagtttgcggcccagaaaacacagattagatgctataaagtgggagaatacatccattcaaaAGAAGGCTcacataattcacttctcatgatttagattagttttgagagaggttctctcctctctctcttaggatttaggacttctcttagttttaggagtgactctcaatcccaggttctttatttttatataatttatgaactcttccatgttacatataagtttcttaattaatgttatttgaggtatttcaattcatgactgctttcctttatttacatgattactgtttcccatctgaagacatctttattccaatagatttacttttccccttttggttttggttaagaaatctgtaactcaggagttatccaacttaacagcataattgttaattgttatcttgccaattgagttgaacttcaataatcccaatcttttcttaggaattaactaggatttgaagattaactaattagtcacttgaccttcctctgctttaagtaagggttaactaagtgaaattaagattcaattttcattatcattgataaggataacttggtctggactttcaatttctaataccttgccaagagtttatgtttattgttattattttattttacttgtcacttaactaactttttaccttgatccaaaacccccaatttacaaactcataaccaataataagaacatacttccctgcaattccttgagaagacgacccgaggtttaaatactcggttatcaatttaaaaggggtttgttacttgtgacaaccaaaacgtttgcacgaagggatttttgtcggtttagagactatatctacaacgcgactatttttatgacattctttactggcaaaaatcctaacgtcaaaatggcgccgttgccggggaattgcaaacgtgtgccttattattggttattgtaaatattttatttttgcttgtttatttgtttttatttttgctttttcttaagttaagaggttattgatttttattttaaaattttttattttatcttatcttatttcaaaaatcaaatttcaaaatttaaatttaaaattttttttcaaaattcaaattcaaaaattttcaaaattcaaaaattcaaatttcaaaaatttaaaattcaaattttaaaatttaattttcaaattcaaaaatttaaataaccttttaatttaaatttatttttatttccatctttaatttttatttatttactactatgaactctcacccctttggctatgagtctggttacaataatgttgcaggaagaagaaattacaatgagaacaggcatcaaggttggaacaatcaaagatgggaggagccacaaggatttgatcaaccctcatggcaacaaccacctctagtgaactatcaacaaccaccaccatatgcctatgaaccctttcctcaacatgactttggaccaccatactcacaagcccctttccaccattcacctccatatgaccgtaacccacatccaccataccaaccaccttatgaaccaaatgaaccatacatagatccaccccaaacctccatggagaaagcacttgccgatctaaactctactatacaagctctcttcgcccaaatcagaccaccgaataccttcaacaaccaaccctcaagctctagtgcacttccttttcagccacagaatgatctctccatcccatcaccaccatccatagaagagcaccaacatccatcaatccaagagcaacatgatcccaataatgctattgacatggacaagagagaagggatcatcttcgcgaatccatacttcataaggagctagaggaggccctaaaggtgaaggtagtaaagacctttgatgatgaaagaatagttgaaaagagtcgtcatggaaagaaaatcatcaaggatgaatacgattttatattaaaactactggacaaagcagtaattattaaagaggaaaaagtggttgaagacttgcgagatgctaaatctccatgggaaagtcaagacatagagcctctttccaagacagttgcatttgatgttgaggagggtgtacaacctccaaggcataccctggttgaagacttggaagaggttgaaactgaagaagcatgcaaagaggtggaagatgtcaaagaagagcacaaggaagtggagcttgcaagttcattagagacccctccccctaagttgccatcatccttcacaacattcaagtgggtaaaattcatatcccatagctttctaatcccacttgaatatgggctactagagacggatggtcaacttagagctctttgtggcattaagagtaagaggaagatggccagtaataggaattgtcaagcaaggttcaacatggctGTGTGcttaaagtttaaatgcaaaggttggtgtaaagctcaactgaatgggtctaggaagttgtttggtcgcttacgtgagaattcagactgcttgccacccggagggaacaatattgctcaaccaaaagacgggtgcaaaggcaaggtctgggaccccggaatccattctatcaatcaccactcttggggcctggtcacttgctttaacttacttgaaggctttctgcgcctagtttgggatcccagaggttactggagatacaaacattggtggagattcctggatgaatacaagcataagccaccataacagggagctcaccaaatgtccaacttaaggactctaactaagagtgctaggtgggagacaacccaccatggtatgatcgttatttttcatttttatttagttttatttgttttcgagttttattttattttattgaacctggagttttgcatcacattcatattaacactgcattctgcatttttcagactaaaaaaaaaaaagcgagcacgcgacgcgaccgcatcagcgacgcgtccacgtcgcaaggagaggggagaaaaataaaaacgaacagagagtttcacaggagcagcgctggaggcgtgccaatggcacaaattaccccacgcgaccgcgtcgctga is a window from the Arachis hypogaea cultivar Tifrunner chromosome 17, arahy.Tifrunner.gnm2.J5K5, whole genome shotgun sequence genome containing:
- the LOC112763149 gene encoding uncharacterized protein; this encodes MASSNTPSETPTSQEQGSTPDPSIGTQKNSNRGKTDLAWGHCKQVLDKGKTALVCIYCEKLIRGGGINRVKHHLAGKGGDIEACRKVPAVVRHQFNQNIEDLRTKKRKTQEEYAESYGACDDVEREFDEIERNEMRQQQASRIPAPSSRKVVGKQVKGLQSFFPPAATPGAQPSIKSVLQSKEIVEKCDIAIARWMMDASVPFNAVNSAYYQPMIDAIANMGAGYKGPNYQRVRGYLLSKLVEDVKKMIEGYRVIWKQTGCTIMADGWTDRCRRTLINFLVYCPKGTVFLKSVDASHISKTAEALFKLLRDVVLFVGPENVVHVVTDNAANYVAAGRLLESEFPRLYWSPCAAHCINLMLQDIGKFVEVTETVSQASMITKYIYNHCHPLYLMRQFTGGREILRPAPTRFATNFIALQSILAQKDALRAMVTSREWRSSAYSKEAKAKKFVDQVLDSKFWNQCTDIVKLTEPLVHVLRIVDSEDRAAMGFLYQAMYKAREDMVKRFQKRKRVVEPYLKILDSRWDLQLKRNLHAAGYWLNPAFRFNSAEFDKHKDTISGLLDVIERYAYGDADLITKLTSEKRIFKNAEGDFGRQSAIRERSTVMPDQWWESYGCGAPNLQKLAIRVLSQTCSSSGCERNWSIFEHIHSKKRNRLEHQKLNDLVYVHYNLRLQQRNRMRKQSYDPICLDAFEDHSEWIMEDSPPFLTPEEVDALRNDLANMSLQSGLDDLDELNLEDDRDDGEANNTSVENANQNETNQDVAPDLSHEERFPDFEWFLFVAAWSPGVFNIAMSGIRALCKQIEAGCDRKGPSAKGRDTPKEKDSVVVKTKGAPRIKKQAV